One stretch of Halobaculum marinum DNA includes these proteins:
- the lpdA gene encoding dihydrolipoyl dehydrogenase, protein MVVGDISTGTDVAVIGAGPGGYVAAIRAAQQGLDTTLIEKDAYGGTCLNHGCIPSKAFIHGAGVAHEAGNAEELGIYADPAVDMERMQRWKSGVVDRLTGGVEKLCKANGVNLIEGTATFADEQKLRVAHGGDGQGSESIEFEHAIVATGSRPIQIPGFEFDGEHVLSSRDLLGMESIPDSLVVVGAGYIGMELSTMLAKLGTDVTVVEMLDDVLPGYESDVQRIVRTRAEELGVEFHFGEGASGWEERNDGGVAVTTETEDGEESEYLAEQVMVAVGRAPVTDTLELENAGLETNDAGFIETDHQARTDVDSIFAVGDVAGEPMLAHKASKEGIVAAEVAAGEPAALDYQAVPAAVFTEPEIATVGLSEDEAAEQGFEPVVGQMPFNASGRALTTTHTEGFVRIVADEATGFVLGGQIVGPEASELIAELALAVEMGATLEDVAATIHTHPTLAEATMEAAENAMGQAIHTLNR, encoded by the coding sequence ATGGTCGTCGGAGACATCTCGACCGGCACGGACGTCGCTGTTATCGGGGCCGGCCCCGGTGGCTACGTCGCCGCCATCCGCGCGGCACAGCAGGGGCTCGACACGACCCTCATCGAGAAGGACGCCTACGGGGGGACCTGTCTGAACCACGGGTGCATCCCGTCGAAGGCGTTCATCCACGGCGCCGGCGTCGCCCACGAGGCGGGCAACGCCGAGGAACTCGGCATCTACGCCGACCCCGCCGTCGACATGGAGCGCATGCAGCGGTGGAAGAGCGGCGTCGTCGACCGCCTCACGGGCGGCGTCGAGAAACTGTGTAAGGCCAACGGCGTCAACCTCATCGAGGGGACCGCGACGTTCGCCGACGAGCAGAAACTGCGCGTCGCCCACGGCGGCGACGGGCAGGGCTCGGAGTCGATCGAGTTCGAGCACGCTATCGTCGCGACCGGCTCCCGGCCGATCCAGATCCCCGGCTTCGAGTTCGACGGCGAGCACGTGCTCTCCTCGAGAGACCTGCTCGGGATGGAGTCGATTCCGGACAGCCTCGTCGTCGTCGGCGCCGGCTACATCGGGATGGAGCTGTCGACGATGCTCGCGAAACTCGGCACCGACGTGACGGTCGTCGAGATGCTCGACGACGTGCTCCCCGGCTACGAGTCGGACGTCCAGCGCATCGTCCGCACGCGCGCCGAGGAGTTGGGCGTCGAGTTCCACTTCGGCGAGGGCGCCAGCGGCTGGGAGGAGCGCAACGACGGCGGCGTCGCGGTCACCACCGAGACGGAGGACGGCGAGGAGTCGGAGTACCTCGCCGAGCAGGTGATGGTCGCCGTCGGTCGCGCGCCCGTCACCGACACGCTCGAACTGGAGAACGCCGGGTTGGAGACGAACGACGCGGGCTTCATCGAGACGGACCACCAGGCCCGCACCGACGTGGACTCCATCTTCGCCGTCGGCGACGTGGCCGGCGAGCCGATGCTCGCGCACAAGGCGAGCAAGGAGGGCATCGTCGCCGCGGAGGTCGCCGCCGGCGAACCCGCCGCGCTGGATTACCAGGCCGTCCCCGCCGCCGTGTTCACCGAGCCGGAGATCGCGACGGTCGGGCTCAGCGAGGACGAGGCGGCCGAGCAGGGCTTCGAGCCGGTCGTCGGCCAGATGCCGTTCAACGCCTCCGGGCGCGCGCTGACGACGACCCACACCGAGGGGTTCGTCCGCATCGTCGCCGACGAGGCGACCGGCTTCGTGCTCGGCGGCCAGATCGTCGGCCCCGAGGCGTCGGAACTGATCGCCGAACTCGCGCTCGCCGTCGAGATGGGCGCGACGCTGGAAGACGTGGCCGCCACCATCCACACCCACCCGACGCTCGCGGAGGCGACGATGGAGGCCGCAGAGAACGCGATGGGACAGGCGATCCACACGCTGAACCGGTAG
- a CDS encoding cytochrome P450: protein MSTRPPGPRGEPLFGNGRRYSRDPFSFMTDVADAYGDVIRLDLGPRETYMFTNPRDIERVLVSEWTAFGKPNLDDAIDDLLGDGLLMSEGDRWQRQRDLANPAFHASRIAGLDDAIVGHTEEAMAGWADGDTVDVQIELARLTVRIIVTAMFGTDIDAETVKRVQAHLEPLGQRFEPNAMRAVIPNWAPTRENRQFHDAVATLEGIIDDLVARRTGTEETAPDPAGDAVDSPMPMDLLSILLRAQNAGEQTEQDLRDELMTMLLAGHDTTALALTYSFYLLSQHPEAKARFQQEVDALDGAPTAADVRNLTFTDHVLSESMRLYPPVYTLFRESKVDTRVAGYRIPEGSLIMLPQWVVHRSPRWYDDPLTFDPDRWAPERARERPRFAYFPFGAGPRHCIGKQFSLLEAKLILATVGRAFDFEYEGPELDLRGSLTMHPNHPVPLRLTER from the coding sequence ATGAGCACGAGACCGCCGGGCCCCCGCGGTGAACCGCTGTTCGGGAACGGTCGGCGCTACTCGCGGGACCCCTTCTCGTTCATGACCGACGTGGCGGACGCGTACGGCGACGTGATCCGCCTGGACCTGGGTCCCCGCGAGACGTACATGTTCACCAACCCGCGCGACATCGAGCGCGTGCTCGTCTCCGAGTGGACGGCGTTCGGCAAGCCGAACCTAGACGACGCTATCGACGACCTCCTCGGTGACGGCCTCCTGATGAGCGAGGGCGACCGCTGGCAGCGCCAGCGCGACCTCGCGAACCCTGCGTTCCACGCGAGTCGGATCGCCGGCCTCGACGACGCTATCGTCGGCCACACGGAGGAGGCGATGGCCGGGTGGGCCGACGGCGACACGGTCGACGTGCAGATCGAACTCGCTCGACTCACCGTCCGCATCATCGTCACCGCGATGTTCGGCACGGACATTGACGCCGAGACGGTGAAGCGGGTGCAAGCGCACCTCGAACCGCTCGGCCAGCGCTTCGAGCCGAACGCGATGCGGGCGGTCATTCCCAACTGGGCGCCCACCCGAGAGAACCGCCAGTTCCACGACGCCGTCGCGACGCTGGAGGGGATCATCGACGACCTCGTCGCCCGCCGCACGGGCACCGAGGAGACCGCGCCTGACCCCGCCGGCGACGCCGTCGACTCGCCGATGCCGATGGACCTCCTCTCGATCCTGTTGCGCGCGCAGAACGCGGGTGAGCAGACCGAGCAGGACCTCCGCGACGAGTTGATGACGATGCTGCTGGCGGGCCACGACACGACCGCACTGGCGCTCACCTACAGCTTCTACCTCCTGTCGCAACACCCGGAGGCGAAGGCGCGCTTCCAGCAGGAGGTGGACGCCCTCGACGGTGCGCCGACCGCCGCCGACGTGCGGAACCTGACGTTCACCGACCACGTGCTCTCGGAGTCGATGCGGCTGTACCCGCCCGTCTACACCCTGTTCCGGGAGTCGAAGGTGGACACCCGCGTCGCGGGCTACCGGATCCCCGAGGGGTCGCTGATCATGCTGCCGCAGTGGGTCGTCCACCGGTCGCCGCGGTGGTACGACGACCCCTTGACGTTCGACCCGGACCGCTGGGCGCCCGAGCGCGCCCGCGAGCGCCCCCGGTTCGCGTACTTCCCGTTCGGCGCCGGCCCGCGCCACTGCATCGGCAAGCAGTTCTCGCTGTTGGAGGCGAAGCTCATCCTCGCAACGGTCGGGCGCGCGTTCGACTTCGAGTACGAGGGCCCCGAGTTGGACCTGCGCGGGTCGCTCACGATGCACCCGAACCACCCGGTGCCGCTGCGACTCACCGAGCGCTGA
- a CDS encoding 2'-5' RNA ligase family protein: MYSVNVPVPWPVERLAASLEPDLADFASVRDRHTLVVKRLDGRNLDDLHRIRERLRPALAGVAPFDLQVTGIDAFERPPLGEGPVVYLAVEAVGDDAEGVRGRDPLRAIHDRLVREFGTVDGLEGVDYVPHVTLARGWEGLGDPSEAVARLRERGVDDVRWTVDELGVWTREYKEIAARVPLRG; this comes from the coding sequence GTGTACAGCGTCAACGTCCCCGTCCCGTGGCCCGTCGAACGGCTCGCGGCGTCGCTCGAGCCCGACCTCGCCGACTTCGCGTCGGTCCGCGACCGCCACACGCTCGTCGTCAAGCGACTCGACGGGCGCAACCTGGACGACCTCCACCGCATCCGCGAGCGCCTGCGGCCCGCGCTCGCCGGCGTCGCGCCGTTCGACCTCCAGGTGACCGGGATCGACGCGTTCGAGCGCCCGCCGCTTGGCGAAGGGCCGGTCGTCTACCTCGCGGTCGAGGCCGTCGGCGACGACGCCGAGGGGGTCCGCGGGCGCGACCCGCTGCGGGCAATCCACGACCGACTCGTGCGGGAGTTCGGCACCGTCGACGGACTGGAAGGCGTCGACTACGTCCCGCACGTCACGCTCGCTCGGGGGTGGGAGGGCCTCGGCGACCCGAGCGAGGCGGTCGCCAGACTGCGGGAGCGCGGCGTCGACGACGTTCGCTGGACGGTCGACGAGTTGGGGGTCTGGACGCGCGAGTACAAGGAAATCGCCGCGCGGGTCCCGCTCCGAGGGTGA
- a CDS encoding DUF7554 family protein → MEVEDLLKLVLVLVVIWIALEILSEIVGLALGILGSLGGLLGVVIVVLIVLWLTDRI, encoded by the coding sequence ATGGAGGTCGAAGACCTACTGAAACTGGTGTTGGTGCTGGTCGTGATCTGGATCGCGCTGGAGATCCTGTCTGAGATCGTCGGACTCGCGCTCGGTATCCTCGGGTCGCTCGGCGGCCTGCTCGGCGTCGTGATCGTGGTCTTGATCGTCCTCTGGCTGACCGACCGGATCTGA
- a CDS encoding helix-turn-helix transcriptional regulator, translated as MRRSVAAATLALLVALAALTPAFAAAAAPVSSDSTPSGVESLAPDARSTPADIGLGFAQTGDVAADRVVLRATLQPNGDAEWRIAYRIELTDDNTTAAFESLQADIRENSSAYETRFASRMTTTVAAAENATGREMAATNVSVSAQRNPFPTSNDYGVVAYTFTWEGFAATQGDRLVAGDALAGLFLDSGTVLTIAWPDDYEVRSVAPDPDERSDTAATWRGERNFGPDQPRLTVAPASALPLRPAYLALAAVLLLGIGGAVVLRRRGDLPVGDNALDDGAAPTPDASGTDAPPTGDADNADASDAADAAETDADEAAEDATPPEELLSPHERVVHLVEGNGGRMKQADVTEELGWSAARTSQVVGDLRDDGTIESFRLGRENVLRLPEADDEPHPGDPNVPDPDDDAGAADDTDE; from the coding sequence ATGCGACGCTCAGTCGCCGCGGCCACGCTCGCCCTCCTCGTCGCGCTCGCGGCGCTCACGCCCGCGTTCGCGGCGGCCGCGGCGCCCGTGTCGAGCGACTCCACCCCGTCTGGGGTCGAGTCGCTCGCACCCGACGCCCGGTCGACACCCGCCGACATCGGTCTCGGCTTCGCCCAGACCGGCGACGTCGCGGCCGACCGCGTGGTGCTCAGGGCGACCCTCCAGCCGAACGGCGACGCCGAGTGGCGGATCGCCTACCGCATCGAGTTGACCGACGACAACACGACGGCGGCGTTCGAGAGCCTGCAGGCCGACATCCGCGAGAACTCGTCGGCGTACGAGACGCGCTTCGCGTCGCGGATGACGACGACCGTGGCGGCCGCCGAGAACGCGACCGGGCGCGAGATGGCGGCGACGAACGTCTCGGTGAGCGCACAGCGCAACCCGTTCCCGACGAGCAACGACTACGGCGTCGTCGCCTACACGTTCACCTGGGAGGGGTTCGCGGCGACACAGGGCGACCGACTCGTCGCCGGCGACGCGCTGGCGGGGCTGTTCCTCGACAGCGGCACCGTCCTCACGATAGCGTGGCCCGACGACTACGAGGTCCGCTCGGTGGCGCCCGACCCCGACGAGCGCTCCGACACCGCGGCGACGTGGCGCGGCGAGCGGAACTTCGGCCCGGACCAACCTCGCCTGACCGTCGCGCCCGCCTCCGCGCTCCCGCTGCGGCCCGCGTACCTCGCGCTCGCGGCGGTACTGCTGCTCGGCATCGGCGGCGCGGTCGTGCTCCGCCGCCGCGGTGACCTCCCGGTCGGCGACAACGCACTCGACGACGGCGCGGCGCCGACTCCCGACGCGAGCGGGACGGACGCACCACCAACTGGCGACGCCGACAATGCCGACGCTTCCGACGCCGCCGACGCCGCCGAGACTGACGCCGACGAAGCCGCGGAGGACGCGACGCCGCCGGAGGAACTGCTCAGTCCTCACGAGCGCGTCGTGCACCTCGTCGAGGGCAACGGCGGTCGGATGAAACAGGCGGACGTGACGGAGGAACTCGGCTGGAGCGCCGCCCGGACGAGCCAGGTCGTCGGCGACCTCCGCGACGACGGCACCATCGAGAGCTTCCGACTGGGGCGTGAGAACGTGCTCCGCCTCCCCGAAGCCGACGACGAACCGCACCCGGGCGACCCGAACGTCCCGGACCCCGACGACGACGCAGGCGCCGCTGACGACACAGACGAGTAG
- a CDS encoding SPFH domain-containing protein translates to MDSAGRQFFRSLGRLSASDAGALDLVPDSGLLQIALAMGFALLAWTLLPMAYALAGTLLVLALATLVSSVEIVQAYEKRALTVFGANRGLLDPGLHLVPPFVSRTYRFDTRVETIDVPTQEAITEDNSPVTADAVVYVRVVDAERAFLEVDDYRRATALLAQTNLRAAIGDMHLDETLSRREEINRRIREGLQGPTDDWGVQVEMVEVQEVLPTRVVLDAMEQQTSAERRRRAMILEAQGRRRSAVEAAEGDRTANVLAAQGTKVASVLEAQGDAISTVLRARAAESMGERAIIDKGMETLAAIGQGESTTYVIPQEVTSLLGRYGETLSGTAVLDAAESAGLDSLEFAPEDRELLGLDSVDEILAVESATDDEATPIAGGESEYDD, encoded by the coding sequence ATGGACAGCGCCGGCAGACAGTTCTTCCGCTCGCTTGGTCGACTGAGCGCCAGCGACGCCGGTGCCCTCGATCTGGTCCCCGACAGCGGGCTCCTCCAAATTGCGCTCGCGATGGGCTTCGCGCTCCTCGCGTGGACCCTCCTCCCGATGGCGTACGCGCTCGCCGGCACGCTCCTCGTGTTGGCGCTGGCGACGCTCGTCTCGTCGGTCGAAATCGTGCAGGCGTACGAGAAGCGTGCGCTCACGGTGTTCGGGGCGAATCGCGGGCTGCTCGACCCGGGACTCCACCTGGTCCCGCCGTTCGTCTCGCGAACGTACCGCTTCGACACGCGCGTCGAGACGATAGACGTGCCGACCCAGGAGGCGATCACCGAGGACAACTCCCCGGTCACCGCCGACGCGGTCGTGTACGTCCGCGTCGTCGACGCCGAACGCGCGTTCCTGGAAGTCGACGACTACCGGCGGGCGACCGCCCTGCTGGCACAGACGAACCTCCGCGCGGCGATCGGCGACATGCACCTCGACGAGACGCTGAGTCGGCGCGAGGAGATCAACCGCCGCATCCGCGAGGGCCTGCAGGGCCCCACCGACGACTGGGGGGTGCAGGTGGAGATGGTGGAGGTGCAGGAGGTGCTCCCCACTCGCGTCGTCCTCGACGCGATGGAACAGCAGACGTCCGCCGAGCGCCGCCGCCGCGCGATGATCCTCGAAGCGCAGGGGCGGCGTCGCTCCGCGGTCGAGGCGGCCGAGGGTGACCGCACGGCCAACGTCCTCGCGGCGCAGGGGACGAAGGTCGCGAGCGTCCTCGAAGCGCAGGGTGACGCTATCTCGACGGTGCTCAGAGCCAGAGCCGCCGAGTCGATGGGCGAACGCGCGATCATCGACAAGGGGATGGAGACGCTCGCGGCCATCGGGCAGGGCGAGTCCACGACGTACGTGATCCCGCAGGAGGTGACGAGCCTGCTGGGGCGGTACGGGGAGACCCTCTCCGGCACTGCCGTGCTCGACGCGGCGGAGTCCGCCGGCTTAGACTCGCTGGAGTTCGCGCCCGAGGACCGCGAGTTGCTCGGTCTCGACTCCGTCGACGAGATTCTCGCGGTCGAGTCGGCCACCGACGACGAAGCGACACCGATCGCGGGAGGAGAGTCCGAGTACGACGACTGA